In Microbacterium sp. No. 7, the genomic window ACGTCGTCGCCCGTGGCGATCCCGTGGGCGAGATCGCCACGGGCGGGCACACCGCCGCCGGCGCCGTGCACTTCGGCGTCCGCGTGCACGGCGAGTACGTGAACCCGCGCCTCTTCGTCGGCGGGGTTCCGCGCGCGATCCTGCTGCCGTGCTGCTGACGCGCGGCATGACACGGCACCACGCGGCCCGCCGGACGGGTCACGCGCGCGGGTGCGCCAGCCGGTATGCCGCCGTGAGCTTGTCGACCGACACGTGCGTGTAGATCTGCGTCGTCCCGAGGCTGGCGTGGCCCAGCATCTCCTGCACCGCGCGCAGATCGGCCCCGCCGTCGAGCAGGTGGGTCGCCGCCGAGTGCCGGAGGGCGTGCGGGCCCACGTGCTCGGCGCCGATCTCCGGCCCCAGCAGGCGCGAGACGACGTCGTACGCGGCGCGCGGGCCGAGGCGCGCACCGCGCGCGCCCAGGAAGAGCGCGGGCCCGCCCGTGCCGCGCGCCGCGAGCACGGGGCGCGCGCGGGAGAGATAGGCGTCGACGGCGCGGGCGGCCGGCGTGCCGTAGGGGACGACGCGCTCCTTGCTGCCCTTGCCCACGACGCGCACGGTGTGCGCGCTCCGGTCGAGGTCGTCGAGGTCGAGTCCGCAGACCTCCGAGACCCGCACGGCCGCGCCGTAGAGCAGCTCCACGATCGCGGCGTCGCGCAGCGCCAGGGGATCGCCCTGAGACGCCGCCTCCCGCGCACCGTCGAGCACGGCGGCCATCGTGCGCGCCGACGCGACCGTGGGCAGCGTGCGCCCGCGCTTTGGAGCGACGAGCCGCACGCTCGGGTCGGCCTCGATCAGTCCGGTCTCCCGTGCCCAGGAGAAGAAGCCGCGCACGGCGGCCGCGCGGCGCGCCAGGGTGGATCGCGCGTCGCCGCGCTGCGTGGCGCGCCACAGCCAGTCGCGCAGGTGCTCCAGGCCGACCTCTCCGACGGGCAGGTCGCCGGTCGCGGCGACGAGGTCGGCGAGGTCCGACCGGTACGCCCGCACGGTCGCGTCCGCGAGGCGGCGCACCTGCGCGCTGTGCGCGCAGAACCGCTCCGCCGCGGCCGACAGCGTCGGCCCGGCGTTCGCGGTCCCGAGATCCATGGCCCCGAGCGTAGCGCCCGGGACTCTCTGCACCGGTGAGGGCGCGTCAGCCGCCCGCGAGAATGCGCTGCTTCTGCGCCGCGAACTCCTGCTCGGTGAGCACCCCGCTGTCGCGCAGGGCTCCCAGCTGCGTCAGCTGATCGAGCAGGGAGGGAGCGGGAGTGCTCGCGGCAGGGGCGGGCGGCACAGGGGCGACCGGTTCAGGGGCGGGCGCCGCGGCCGCGACCGGCGCGGGGGCGACCGGCTGAGCGGCCTGCGCCGCCTGCTGCGCCATCGCGTCCTGCGCGGCCCACTGCTGCTGCTGACGCCGGTGGACGCTGCCCACGACGCGCGTCGCCACGGCCGCGCGAGCGGCGGTACGGAGCAGTCCCATCAGTCCTCCTCGATCTGTCGTGCGATCTCGTCGATCTCCACGGCGTTCGACCACAGCAGCCGGGCTCCCGCGCCGGTCCACTCCTCGACGACCGCGGCCATGCTGCGCTCCTCGTAGACGACCGCGAGCGCGGAGTCGCCCGGCTGGAGCGCGTCGGCGATCGCGTCGAGGTCCTCGGGAGCGAGGATGTCGGTCTCGGCGCCCGCGAACGCGGCCAGCGCCCCGCCGGCCGGCACCTCGTCCATCGGCATGCGCCGGGCGCCGCCGTCGTCGCCGAGCGCGATCAGCTCGACATCGAGGATCTCGATGAGCCCGGCCGTCACGCGGTCGAGGAGCGCCCCCACGCCCGCGCGCAGGTGCTCCGGGTCGGAGACCGACACGACGAGCACGTCGATCGGTCCGCAGTAGGTCGTCGTCGCCATGCTCCCAGGGTAGTGCGCGGCCCCGTGCGCGCACACCGTCGCGGCCGTGTCAAACGATCGGAGGAGACGACGACGCCCGGGTCCCCGCGAGCGAGGGTCCCGCCGCCGCGCTCAGCCCGCCCGCTTCCACCCGTGGGCCAGGCGCTGGGCGCGGCCGTCGAGCTCCAGCACGCCGAGGACGGCGGTCGTCTCGTCGACCGACAGCCCGCTGCGCCGGGCGATGTCCTCGGGCAGCCGCGCGACCCGCGCGCTCAGCGCGTCGAGCACGCGCACTCCCCCGGCGGTGCAGGCCTCGACCGGGATCAGGGCGCCGTCGTCGAGGAGCCCCATGAGATCGCGCACGTCGTCGGCGGAGGTGACGCAGACCGCGCCCGCCTCGCGCATGAGCCGGTGGCAGCCCGCCGAGGTCGCGCTCGTCACGGGGCCCGGCACCGCGCCGAGCGGCCGTCCGATCGTCGCCGCGTGGTGCGCCGTGTTGATCGAGCCGCTGCGCGCGCCGGCCTCCACGACGATCGTCGCATCGCTCAGGGCGGCGATGAGCCGGTTGCGCGAGAGGAAGCGCCACTTTGTCGGCGCCGATCCGCACGGCAGCTCGCTCGCGACGACGCCCGCCTCGACGATGCGCGAGAACAGCGAGAGGTGCCCCTGCGGGTAGAGCCGGTCGACGCCGCCGGCCATGAGCGCGGCGGTCGCCCCGCCGGCACCGAGCGCGGCACGGTGCGCCGCGCCGTCGATGCCGTACGCGCCGCCCGAGATCACCGTGAGCCCTCGGGCGGCGAGCTCGGCGCCGAGCTCCATCGCGACGTGCTCGCCGTACGCCGTCGCGGCGCGCGCACCGACGATCGCGACC contains:
- a CDS encoding SHOCT domain-containing protein, with product MGLLRTAARAAVATRVVGSVHRRQQQQWAAQDAMAQQAAQAAQPVAPAPVAAAAPAPEPVAPVPPAPAASTPAPSLLDQLTQLGALRDSGVLTEQEFAAQKQRILAGG
- a CDS encoding tyrosine recombinase XerC, with the translated sequence MDLGTANAGPTLSAAAERFCAHSAQVRRLADATVRAYRSDLADLVAATGDLPVGEVGLEHLRDWLWRATQRGDARSTLARRAAAVRGFFSWARETGLIEADPSVRLVAPKRGRTLPTVASARTMAAVLDGAREAASQGDPLALRDAAIVELLYGAAVRVSEVCGLDLDDLDRSAHTVRVVGKGSKERVVPYGTPAARAVDAYLSRARPVLAARGTGGPALFLGARGARLGPRAAYDVVSRLLGPEIGAEHVGPHALRHSAATHLLDGGADLRAVQEMLGHASLGTTQIYTHVSVDKLTAAYRLAHPRA
- a CDS encoding DUF6325 family protein, whose translation is MATTTYCGPIDVLVVSVSDPEHLRAGVGALLDRVTAGLIEILDVELIALGDDGGARRMPMDEVPAGGALAAFAGAETDILAPEDLDAIADALQPGDSALAVVYEERSMAAVVEEWTGAGARLLWSNAVEIDEIARQIEED
- the dprA gene encoding DNA-processing protein DprA, whose translation is MSAFDLSPDDARAAVDGLTDADVDPAEVVARAAWSALAEPGDGVAGLLVGRLGAAAALRAALTDRIPALDELDPRDGVAARARWMPRAADAAEALRAGRRAGARIVVPGDPLWPARADDLGPHAPLCLWTVGDPAVLSAPAVAIVGARAATAYGEHVAMELGAELAARGLTVISGGAYGIDGAAHRAALGAGGATAALMAGGVDRLYPQGHLSLFSRIVEAGVVASELPCGSAPTKWRFLSRNRLIAALSDATIVVEAGARSGSINTAHHAATIGRPLGAVPGPVTSATSAGCHRLMREAGAVCVTSADDVRDLMGLLDDGALIPVEACTAGGVRVLDALSARVARLPEDIARRSGLSVDETTAVLGVLELDGRAQRLAHGWKRAG